CAAATCAGGCATCAAGCCTCTCTAGACTTCTTAGGAAGTAAATTCAAGAACTTAACTAAAGCGATTAAAGGGGAATAATTAGATGAGCTTATTTAATGTATTCAATGTGACTGGTTCTGCGATGAGTGCTGAATCTGTTCGTCTAAACACGACCTCAAGTAACCTAGCGAACGCGGACAGTGTAAGTAGCTCAGCTGATGAGACTTACAAGGCACGCCATGCTGTGTTCGGCGCTGAGTTAAGTAAGGCACGCAATAGCGGTCATACCGTGCCGGTGAAAGTATTAGGTATCGTAGAAAGCGATAAACCGCTTAGCGCGGAGTACAACCCAGATCACCCATTAGCAAACGACGAAGGCTACATCTACAAGCCAAACGTTAATGTTATGGAAGAGATGGCAAACATGATTTCAGCTTCACGTGCGTACCAAACAAACGTACAGGTTGCTGACTCGAGTAAACAAATGCTGCTGCGTACGCTGCAGATGGGTCAATAAGGATAAGGAGGTAGCATATGGCCGGAATCAATAATGTTGGTCAAAGCGGCTTGTCCTATGTTGATCAGCTTAAAAATCTTCAAGACAGCAAAAAGCCTGATGAAACAACAGGTAAGCAAGATCTTAAACAAGAAGACTTCTTATCGTTATTGACCAAGCAGCTTGCTCAGCAAGACCCTTTTAAGCCGGTCAGCAATGACCAGATGATTGCGCAAATGGCTTCATTTGCGACCGTAGATGGCATTGGCAAGATGAATACACAGTTTGAAAGCTTGAATTCATCAATGACATCTAACCAAGCACTTCAGGCCTCATCTTTAGTAGGGCGTGATGTGTTAGTTCCTGGCGCGGCAGGTGTGAAACCCGGCGATGGCGGCATGGCGGCAATGGTAAAACTTCCTCAAGCTATGGATAACTTAATGATCCGTGTTGAGAACGAAGTGGGCCAATTGGTCCGTACCTTTGATGTCGGCTCTAAGCCTGCAGGTGACACACGTGTTGAATGGGACGGAAAAGACGAAGACGGCAACCAATTGCCTGCTGGTAAATACAACGTGAAAGCGGCTGGTTTACTGGATGGAGAGAGCGCAGAGTTCCAAGTATCGACGTATGCGAACGTGAACAGTGTGCTTCTTGGCAAAGGTGATGGCAACGTACTACTCAATCTGGCTGGTTTCACATCGCCAGTACGACTTGCTGAAGTACTAGAAGTTGGCAAAGCGTAGCTCAAGATAGAGTGAATATGCTGGCTAGATAGATTAGGAGAATATTGGAATGTCATATGTAGCTTTAAGCGGTCTATCCGCAGCTCAATTAGATCTGAACACAACAAGTAACAACATTGCCAACGCAAACACATTTGGCTTTAAAGAGTCGCGTGCTGAATTTGGTGATGTTTACTCAAGCTCTCTATTTACGAACGGCAAAACCACTCCAGGTGGTGGTGCTCAAGCGAATAAAGTTGCTCAGCAGTTCCACGAAGGTTCAAGTATTTATACCAACAACCCAATGGATTTACGTGTAAGTGGCACAGGCTTCTTCGCTGTGGCAAAAGACCGTATGGTACCTGAGATCAACGAACTGACACGAAATGGTGCATTTCACCTAAACAAAGATAACTACATGGTTACTTCTAACGATGAGTTTCTTCTAGGTTACGATGTTGATCCAACTTCGGGAGAAGTTCTATCTTACGCACCGAAGCCGCTGGCGATTCCAGCTGAATTTGGTAAGCCAAAACAGACTGAAAATATTGAAGTGGGTGTCAACCTACCTGCAAACGGTGATCTAAAAGATCCGGCTGCGTTTAACTTCAATGATGCAGATACTTATAACCGTGCGACCTCTTCAACGGTCTACGATTCTATGGGTCAGTCTTACAAGCTAACTACTTACTACCTAAAAGACCAAACCCAGCCAAACACATGGCAGACTTACTACACTATGACAGATAGTGAAGGTGAGAAGCCATTGAACATTGCTGGTGGTGATGCGACAAACGCGACGGGTCATATCGGTCATACGATGCGCTTTAATAACGACGGAACTCTAGCAAGCCTAAACAATGGTCAGCCAATTGTGTCTGAAGCGTTAGGTGCGGGTGCCGTACCGGTGAACCTAAATGGCGCGGATGTAACACAAACACTGAACTTTGGTTTAGACTCTTCGACGCAGTTTGCAGCACCGTTTGAATTGACAAAATTCGATGAAGACGGCGCAACAACAGGCTTCCTAACTAAGGTTGACTTCGATGAGTACGGTAGTGTTCTAGGTACATACTCAAACGGTGAAAACGTAATGCTAGGTCGTGTTGGTCTAGTACGTGTTCCTAACGAGCAAGGTCTAGATAAAAAGGGCGGCACTCAGTGGGATTCTACTAATTACTCAGGTGATAAAATCTGGGGTGAATCTAACAAGGGTTCATTTGGTGGAATCAACAATGGCTCACTTGAGCAATCGAACATCGATATGACTCAAGAGCTGGTTGACCTGATTTCTGCTCAACGTAACTTCCAAGCGAACTCGCGTTCTCTAGAAGTTCACAACCAACTACAGCAAAATATTCTTCAGATTCGTTAATACCTTCTTGGTCTGAATCATCTGCGAATACCCAATTCAATCCGTTTGAATTGGGTATTGTTGCTTGCCTATCTATTTGCCGCCTCAATTGCCGCGCGGTAACGTTTGTTCTTGCCACCCCCTGGCAGAAAGGATCATTTTGATCTCTGTAATTCCCTTTTTCCGACCTAACACTCTGATTATAAACATTATTTCATAGTTGGCACAGTGATTGCTTTATTGGCTCTAGATAATGATTTTTTGGAGCAAAATTATGGATCGCGCACTGTTTTTAGCCATGAGTGGCGCAAAGCAAAATATGCAAGCTTTGCAGCTACGTGCCAACAACCTCGCCAACGTAAGCACAACAGGCTTTCGTGCTGACCTAGCACAAGCTCGTTCAATGCAAGCGTACGGTGAAGGTATGCCAACACGTGTTTTCAGCATGACAGAGCGCCCGGGCCATAATTTTGAGCAAGGCAGCGTTGTGACGACTGGCCGTGATTTAGACGTCACTATTCAAGGTGATGGTTGGATTTCGGTAATGGACAATTCTGGTCGTGAAGGTTTAACCCGTAACGGTAACCTCAAGATCGACCAAAACGGTCTACTGACTAACGGCAGTGGTCATCTTGTTCTTGGTGAAAACGACGCACCGATTACCTTACCAATCCCACTAAGCAAAGTAGAAATTGGTACAGACGGTACGATTTCGGTGATTCCTCAAGGCGCTCCAGCTGAAGAACTTGCCGTTGTCGATCGCATCAAAATGGTTCGCCCAGATAATCAAACCCTATTTAAAGATACGAATGGTCTTTTCCGTTCGAAAAACCCAGATCAGGCATACGAAGCTGATGCAGCCGTTACGCTGCTGACTGGTGCCATCGAAGGCAGTAACGTGAATGCCGTCGGTGAAATGACAAGCTTGATTGACCTACAGCGTCAATTTGAAATGCAAGTCAAGATGATGAGCACAGCAGAAGAGATGGACAAGTCGTCTGATTCACTGCTTCGTATGAGCTAATAGAATTTAAAGGAAAATACTATGCATCCAGCATTATGGGTAAGTAAAACGGGTTTAGACGCCCAACAAACCAATATTTCAACAATTTCAAACAACCTTGCTAACGCATCAACGGTTGGCTTCAAAAAGAGCCGTGCCGTATTTGAAGATTTGTTCTATCAAAATATCAATCAGCCAGGCGGTCAATCGTCTCAAAACACTGAACTGCCAAGTGGTTTAATGTTGGGGGCGGGTTCCAAAGTGGTCGCGACGCAAAAAGTGCACACTCACGGTAATGCGCAAACGACAACCAACAGCCTAGATATGATGATCGAGGGTGACGGCTTTTTCCAAGTTGAAATGCCAGATGGTGAGACAGGTTACAGCCGCAATGGTCAATTCACATTGAATGGCGACGGCGCAATCGTCACTTCAGGTCAAGGCTACCCGTTACAGCCGGAAATTGTCATTCCTGAAGATGCAATTTCGATTACTGTCGGTAACGATGGTGAGGTTTCAGTGCGTATTCGTGGTGAGCAGAACAACGTCGTTGTTGGTCAGATTACGATTACTGATTTTGTAAACCCAGGCGGTCTTGAACCTGTTGGTCAGAACCTTTATCTGCCGACGGGCGCGAGTGGTGATCCGCAAGAGGGTGTACCGGGTTTTGATGGCTTAGGCAACATTCGCCAGTCGATGTTGGAAACGTCTAACGTAAATGTAACCGAAGAGCTGGTCAACATGATTGAAGCTCAGCGTGTTTACGAAATGAACTCAAAAGTGATCTCATCAGTAGACAAGATGATGAGCTTTGTTAACCAACAACTTTAATCGTTAGATTAAGTAACGTGTAATTATCCCTGCTGCTGACTAAGAGAGTATCACCATGAAACGTATTTTTTGTTTAGCCCTGCTAGCTTCGATGACTGGTTGTAGCATGCTGGAGCCTATCGAAACGCCAGAACAACAAAATGCCACCACTGTGGTCGATGCGGTAGAGGGTGATAAGTCGAGTGAAGAGAGCTCTGGTATCGTAGACACATTACGTGGTCGTACTGATCCAATAGCGGGTGATCCGGCTTGGGCACCAATCCATCCTAAGCAGAAACCCGAACATTACGCAGCAGCGACGGGGTCGCTATTTAATGTCAACCATATTGGCAGTATGTACGATGACTCTAAGCCACGCGGTATCGGTGACATCATTACTGTGGCGCTTGATGAAAACACGCGTGCGACTAAAAAAGCTAACGCGGATATGTCTAAATCGAACGACTCATCAATGGAGCCATTGGCTGTCGGTGGGCAAGAGCTGACTATCGACAAATACAACTTCTCTTACGATCTAAGCAACACCAACACCTTTGCTGGTGATGCATCGGCTAACCAAAGTAACAGTATCAGCGGCTACATTACCGTAGAAGTGATTGAGGTGTTGGCTAATGGGAACTTGGTG
The Vibrio pelagius genome window above contains:
- the flgH gene encoding flagellar basal body L-ring protein FlgH, whose translation is MKRIFCLALLASMTGCSMLEPIETPEQQNATTVVDAVEGDKSSEESSGIVDTLRGRTDPIAGDPAWAPIHPKQKPEHYAAATGSLFNVNHIGSMYDDSKPRGIGDIITVALDENTRATKKANADMSKSNDSSMEPLAVGGQELTIDKYNFSYDLSNTNTFAGDASANQSNSISGYITVEVIEVLANGNLVVRGEKWMTLNTGDEYIRLSGTIRPDDIGFDNTIASNRVSNARIQYSGTGVQQDMQEPGFLARFFNVAL
- the flgC gene encoding flagellar basal body rod protein FlgC, whose product is MSLFNVFNVTGSAMSAESVRLNTTSSNLANADSVSSSADETYKARHAVFGAELSKARNSGHTVPVKVLGIVESDKPLSAEYNPDHPLANDEGYIYKPNVNVMEEMANMISASRAYQTNVQVADSSKQMLLRTLQMGQ
- the flgE gene encoding flagellar hook protein FlgE yields the protein MSYVALSGLSAAQLDLNTTSNNIANANTFGFKESRAEFGDVYSSSLFTNGKTTPGGGAQANKVAQQFHEGSSIYTNNPMDLRVSGTGFFAVAKDRMVPEINELTRNGAFHLNKDNYMVTSNDEFLLGYDVDPTSGEVLSYAPKPLAIPAEFGKPKQTENIEVGVNLPANGDLKDPAAFNFNDADTYNRATSSTVYDSMGQSYKLTTYYLKDQTQPNTWQTYYTMTDSEGEKPLNIAGGDATNATGHIGHTMRFNNDGTLASLNNGQPIVSEALGAGAVPVNLNGADVTQTLNFGLDSSTQFAAPFELTKFDEDGATTGFLTKVDFDEYGSVLGTYSNGENVMLGRVGLVRVPNEQGLDKKGGTQWDSTNYSGDKIWGESNKGSFGGINNGSLEQSNIDMTQELVDLISAQRNFQANSRSLEVHNQLQQNILQIR
- the flgD gene encoding flagellar hook assembly protein FlgD; translated protein: MAGINNVGQSGLSYVDQLKNLQDSKKPDETTGKQDLKQEDFLSLLTKQLAQQDPFKPVSNDQMIAQMASFATVDGIGKMNTQFESLNSSMTSNQALQASSLVGRDVLVPGAAGVKPGDGGMAAMVKLPQAMDNLMIRVENEVGQLVRTFDVGSKPAGDTRVEWDGKDEDGNQLPAGKYNVKAAGLLDGESAEFQVSTYANVNSVLLGKGDGNVLLNLAGFTSPVRLAEVLEVGKA
- the flgF gene encoding flagellar basal-body rod protein FlgF, translated to MDRALFLAMSGAKQNMQALQLRANNLANVSTTGFRADLAQARSMQAYGEGMPTRVFSMTERPGHNFEQGSVVTTGRDLDVTIQGDGWISVMDNSGREGLTRNGNLKIDQNGLLTNGSGHLVLGENDAPITLPIPLSKVEIGTDGTISVIPQGAPAEELAVVDRIKMVRPDNQTLFKDTNGLFRSKNPDQAYEADAAVTLLTGAIEGSNVNAVGEMTSLIDLQRQFEMQVKMMSTAEEMDKSSDSLLRMS
- the flgG gene encoding flagellar basal-body rod protein FlgG, producing MHPALWVSKTGLDAQQTNISTISNNLANASTVGFKKSRAVFEDLFYQNINQPGGQSSQNTELPSGLMLGAGSKVVATQKVHTHGNAQTTTNSLDMMIEGDGFFQVEMPDGETGYSRNGQFTLNGDGAIVTSGQGYPLQPEIVIPEDAISITVGNDGEVSVRIRGEQNNVVVGQITITDFVNPGGLEPVGQNLYLPTGASGDPQEGVPGFDGLGNIRQSMLETSNVNVTEELVNMIEAQRVYEMNSKVISSVDKMMSFVNQQL